A region of the Cricetulus griseus strain 17A/GY chromosome 7, alternate assembly CriGri-PICRH-1.0, whole genome shotgun sequence genome:
GCAAAGTAGGTCACttaacaaaaaataatcaaagaatcAGGATAAAAATTATGGCATGGTCACAAATAATCCTAAGCATAAATAATGGTTTTAGAGCTATGTGAATAGAAAAGGCTACTTTTGatccaaataaagacatgaagtTATTTAATCACCAAACTAAAATAAAGCAACGATCCAAAAAGCTTTCTAGTTCAAACAGTGAATAGAAAGGTCAATTTAATAAGCTTCGAGAGTTATACCTGGTTCAGAGAATGTGTCGCTAATATCATCATCTCTGTCATCCTCAtaatcctcttcctcctcttcctcctcttcattttcaGAAAGCTCATGCTCACTACCAAACCCTTCATCATGGTCTTCATCATCAATATCAtcttcatcatcctcatcatcttcGAGACTGCATTTGGTTGGCTGTTCTCTCATGTTGtcagagacaaaaagagagtAATTGTGCTCTTCTTTTTTCTGGGATGAATCTGAAACAGAAGTGCTGGCAGAGAGGCTGCCACTCTCTGCTGTGGCAATTGACCCAGGACCACCCTGGAGCAGAGGACTAAGTAATAGTTCCTGGGTTTCTTTGAAAGGCAAAGCAGGAGTGCCATAACCCTGATGAGGCTCCATCCCCCTTTTCTCCTGTCTCTTAGCCACAGCTCCACAATAGCAGGTACTCTCCTTGGctgcatctgtgtgtgcctggCACAGCAAGGGCCGGCCCTGTTGCACAGGGCTGATCTTAACCTTTGCTTTTTTCACATAGTCTTTACATTCAACATGAAAATTCACCTTTTCATTATGATACATGTGGGTCTTCACCATGATCTGTGTGCTTGAAGTAGGTTTACTTGCTTTTTGGACACAGTCTGACAATGGTACCTCAGCCTGAAGTGCCTTTGAAGAACACACAGGGGCAGCTGCTCTACTTGTGATCTTTTTACTAGGGAATGAAGGGGGCAAGGGATTTTGTTTGACACTGAAGAGTGAATCTGGATAATAAAGGGAATCAGAAACAGACTGAGAGTCCTCACTATTAAGCTGGGCCAAGGTTGGAGTTTTACTTATGACCTCTTCATCTTGGTAAGGACTAGAAAAGTCATCAAGGCCCAGGTAGTCCACTTCTTTTGTACCCCAGATGTCACAGCTGGTTAGTTTGGTGTACTTAGTTAGGTCTTCACAGTATGTATCCCACTGTTCCCAGTTTGAGGTTAAAGCATCCTCATTATCCAGGACATCTGTGAAAGACTCCAGATTTTCAATGTCTTTGCAGTCTTCCAAAGAAAGGAAGTTGTCTCTAGGATTCTGTTGATAGTTCATCTCTCTATCCTAAGGAAGGTTTAAAATGGGAAATCATATACCATgctttaggaagaaaatattcaCCTCCATCCACACCtgcaaatatcaaaaaaaaaaaaaatactctaccTCTGGTCTGTTTTAAGATAGAGGCTACTGACATAATACCTTCCCGTTACATCTATACAACTTCATTTCATTGGGcaagaaaaagtgggaaaataCATTCTTTGAGGGACTAGTATGAGTCCAAATATCAAAGCCTCTTGTAGTTTTAGAAGCTCTCTTTAGAAATTAATTTCAAGTAAGAAGCAAATATTGAAGACCTTACCTTCCTCACAGAATACCTCAACTTAAGGAGGAAATTAAATATGAAGGCAAAGAGCCCAGAGAGTGCTGAAAGTTGACTGTAAAATTGTAAAATCTTGTATAAAATCTAAGTAATAACTCTTGGCATGGGAAGTCAGATATTCCTCATGCATTGCAAAGATGTAACTTTACAATGTAGCAAAAAAGCATACAAtggagtggtagcacacactatcaattcattcaagagggagaagcaggactgtctctgtgagtttggggccagcctggttcacatagcaagttccaggctagccagagttacatggtaaaactctgtctcaaaaataaataaataaaatgcaattacaTTCTATAGCCATGGAAAAAGAAGTTAAGCCCTAATGCACTGACACAAAAGGCTATCTATTACacattttttagtttcttttttttaataatttaactttattttatgtgcactggtgtaaAGATGTCagatttcctagaactggagttacagacagttgtgagctgccatatgggttctctgaattgaacctgggtcccctcaaagagcagccagtggtcttaaccactgagccatctctccagcctcctattACACATTTTTATGTTTAGAAAAAGTAAactccagttgaagagaaggctcagtaggtaaaggcctGCCACCTCAGTCCAGCCTGAGACTTACATGATGCAAGAAGAGAACCATCCTCAGTTACCCTCTaacctaaacacatacacacaaactaaataagtaagtgtgtgtgtgtgtgtgtgtgtgtgtgtgtgtgtgttggaataaACTAAAGGATACAAGTATATTATCCATCCAAACATGGAAAAAGCATATTCAAATGTCTACATATTCATTGTATCTGCTAGCAGTAGTTACCTTTTGGGGAAAATCTGAAGAGTAGAGGCTCAGAAAGGGAACGGATTCTCAGTGTTCCAGTTTACTTTGTTCCAGTGGATttttagtttgtatttattttatgttggactgtgtgtgtgtctctgtatacaTGAATAGCTTCATTCATTTAAGTAGTTTATATATACCATACCCTGTTTTATTAGGTATagaattcaattatttttaatgaattcacAGACTTGTGTACTCAAATTCGCAACTTTTCTACATTTCTGtgttatttaaattacatataattAATAATTCTATTGTGGCTAGAaaaatgacttagcagttaaaagcacttactgttcttctaAAGGAATCAAGCTAGGTTCCCAGCACTGCTGTCTgaaagctcacaaccacctttaactcccagctccagggagataTGACACCACGGgaggcctccttgggcaccttcACTGATGTGcacaattaaaatataagttgTTTCCCCCCCTGGGCTAGGCATGGCAGCACaagcctttgatctcagcactcatgaggctaAAGTGGCAAGTATCTGTGAGGTCTGAAGCTAGCCTAGTCTAACATataaaagttccaggccagccaaaattacaaagtgagatcctgcctttaaaaaaaaaaaaaaaaaaaaaaagaggcggggctgaaaagatggttccagttaagagcacttgctgctgttgcaaAAGGGCCTCAGTTCCATTCCtgacactcacatggtggctcacaaatgtccACGGACTCGGACATCGTCTTCTGGCCTGTATGAGCAGTTTGTACATGTAGCGCATGgtacccacacacaaaataaatgatttttcccTTTGGGAATTTTGTGTCTATCTCAGAAACTTGGAGGAGCTAATTTGTCATACCAACTTTACCATATGTCTTGGGCATGATCATTCCTTAATTTGTGAGCTAAAAAGCCCTTTAGCAGTTTAGCATATCACGCATACAGCTTACTTTCTTTATGAACAACTAGACTTGAAGACACATAACCTCTTCACATGCTACTTTAATCCATTTGGGTATCTTTCAGAAATTACTAGACTTAGTCACAAGAATCAAACCTAGCCCCTAGTCacatccttttccttttcttaaaaccTGATCTGTGTGACCCTTGAAATCCTTCCTCAGCATCTTAGGTAATGGTTTTACCTGTGTAAGCCTCCATATCATGTGcatcattctctttttttcagacatttataaataaaaactctGTGACTTCATTTTTGGTCCCAAATCAATTAAaactaaaaccaagaaaagattGCTTACCAGCTCATACATGAAATCTGGATCAGAACTGTTGGCTAAGAGATCTGTGCTCATCAGAGTCTGTTCTGAAAAGGTGTGGCTTCGAAAGGCATCCCCAAAAGGCGGGTCCATTCCGCTTACGCTGGGCTACAACAAAACCATTTTCACTTTAGGAGGTTAAAGACAGCTTCAAGTCCAACTTACTACACATACATCTGTCCTTACCCCAGCACGTAATTTATTTCAGGAAATAATTCCATCTCTCCTGTAAAGCACACCAAAAACTTTAACTAGCACTGAACATGGACCTCTACAAGGAAACCAGCCAAgatgtataaagaaaaaaatcagaacagcAATTCTTAACAAGAACTTCTACAAACTAAAGTTTGGTCACTAGAGACAACATACAACATTggactattttttaaaaactatataaacatttcttaaaatCCTTCTCTAACAAGACTGTTCTAATTCCCCTGAAGTAGAGAATGCTCTCCTGTTTTCTTAGGACTAAAGCAGTAGTAAGTCAGACTTAAAGCATATTTCTGAATTCAATGTCTTACTTCCCCCAACAAAGATAATCTTGgtatctttttataattttattggggggggaagacatgtggaggtcagaggacaacttgctgaagtcagttctctcttttcataGTGTAGGACTGGGAGACTGAACGCAAGCCAATCAGGCTCCATGGCAAGAGGACTTTTTAGCtcatgagccatcttgccagcccaactTAAGTATCTTCAGTCCAACCAACAGGAACAACACAATAGCCCCCCAAATCTCTAAGACACAGCTAGAAATGTGGGCTTAACCTtctggtttctctctctcctttttccattTCATCATCTATCCAAACCACTTCAGCTGTACACCCCTGggtcaaataaaacaaaaacaaaaagccacactCTGAAATCAACtgcaataaagaaagcaagaaagactACAAACATTCTTACTTGTCCATGAGGTGGTGCAGCAAAGAATTTTATATGACATTAGAAGTCCATGAATCTACTTTCTACTTGCATACCACCCACCTACCCTAACCTGCCTTCTCAGTGTTCTCCTAGCTACTCCCATATCAGCTGTTTTGCTCTGGGATCTTTCTGCCTAGAAAAATTTCATTTAACAAGTTTTAGGGCCCTAATTCAAGTAGTCAATAAACAGTAAACCATATCTTGTTTGGACACAAACTCTAAAAATAGACAAGTGGTCCTTTTGTCACAGAGCTTGGGGTGAATGCCAGCCTCTGGCCTTTTAAGTATAAGTTACCAAGTCCTCTTCTTTAGACTCTGCTGCAAAGTCACCAATCCAtcctaacatttttttctttaatccctGTGCCCAAAGGATAGTCCTGTACAGTCCCTCCTAGGAGTCCCTAACTCTCATTATTTCTAGATTTCTTCCCAGCATTCAAACTGGCAGTGGGGCAAAAATTAAccatgaaaaggaaaaggggaagagtTTGGATAAGAATGTGGACAAATaagctttcagtttttatttcagtGACTGCCTCAAACCCAAAGAGACCAATTAAAAGAAGTTGTCTCAGCCTGATATGGTACTGTATGCCTATGATTCCAACATTTTC
Encoded here:
- the Crebrf gene encoding CREB3 regulatory factor isoform X1, which codes for MPQPSVSGMDPPFGDAFRSHTFSEQTLMSTDLLANSSDPDFMYELDREMNYQQNPRDNFLSLEDCKDIENLESFTDVLDNEDALTSNWEQWDTYCEDLTKYTKLTSCDIWGTKEVDYLGLDDFSSPYQDEEVISKTPTLAQLNSEDSQSVSDSLYYPDSLFSVKQNPLPPSFPSKKITSRAAAPVCSSKALQAEVPLSDCVQKASKPTSSTQIMVKTHMYHNEKVNFHVECKDYVKKAKVKISPVQQGRPLLCQAHTDAAKESTCYCGAVAKRQEKRGMEPHQGYGTPALPFKETQELLLSPLLQGGPGSIATAESGSLSASTSVSDSSQKKEEHNYSLFVSDNMREQPTKCSLEDDEDDEDDIDDEDHDEGFGSEHELSENEEEEEEEEDYEDDRDDDISDTFSEPGYENDSVEDLKEMTSISSRKRGKRRYFWEYSEQLTPSQQERILRPSEWNRDTLPSNMYQKNGLHHGKYAVKKSRRTDVEDLTPNPKKLLQIGNELRKLNKVISDLTPVSELPLTARPRSRKEKNKLASRACRLKKKAQYEANKVKLWGLNTEYDNLLFVINSIKQDIVNRVQNPREERGPSMGQKLEILIKDTLGLPVAGQTSEFVNQVLGKTAEGNPTGGLVGLRIPASKV
- the Crebrf gene encoding CREB3 regulatory factor isoform X4; the protein is MDPPFGDAFRSHTFSEQTLMSTDLLANSSDPDFMYELDREMNYQQNPRDNFLSLEDCKDIENLESFTDVLDNEDALTSNWEQWDTYCEDLTKYTKLTSCDIWGTKEVDYLGLDDFSSPYQDEEVISKTPTLAQLNSEDSQSVSDSLYYPDSLFSVKQNPLPPSFPSKKITSRAAAPVCSSKALQAEVPLSDCVQKASKPTSSTQIMVKTHMYHNEKVNFHVECKDYVKKAKVKISPVQQGRPLLCQAHTDAAKESTCYCGAVAKRQEKRGMEPHQGYGTPALPFKETQELLLSPLLQGGPGSIATAESGSLSASTSVSDSSQKKEEHNYSLFVSDNMREQPTKCSLEDDEDDEDDIDDEDHDEGFGSEHELSENEEEEEEEEDYEDDRDDDISDTFSEPGYENDSVEDLKEMTSISSRKRGKRRYFWEYSEQLTPSQQERILRPSEWNRDTLPSNMYQKNGLHHGKYAVKKSRRTDVEDLTPNPKKLLQIGNELRKLNKVISDLTPVSELPLTARPRSRKEKNKLASRACRLKKKAQYEANKVKLWGLNTEYDNLLFVINSIKQDIVNRVQNPREERGPSMGQKLEILIKDTLGLPVAGQTSEFVNQVLGKTAEGNPTGGLVGLRIPASKV
- the Crebrf gene encoding CREB3 regulatory factor isoform X2, which encodes MPQPSVSGMDPPFGDAFRSHTFSEQTLMSTDLLANSSDPDFMYELDREMNYQQNPRDNFLSLEDCKDIENLESFTDVLDNEDALTSNWEQWDTYCEDLTKYTKLTSCDIWGTKEVDYLGLDDFSSPYQDEEVISKTPTLAQLNSEDSQSVSDSLYYPDSLFSVKQNPLPPSFPSKKITSRAAAPVCSSKALQAEVPLSDCVQKASKPTSSTQIMVKTHMYHNEKVNFHVECKDYVKKAKVKISPVQQGRPLLCQAHTDAAKESTCYCGAVAKRQEKRGMEPHQGYGTPALPFKETQELLLSPLLQGGPGSIATAESGSLSASTSVSDSSQKKEEHNYSLFVSDNMREQPTKCSLEDDEDDEDDIDDEDHDEGFGSEHELSENEEEEEEEEDYEDDRDDDISDTFSEPGYENDSVEDLKEMTSISSRKRGKRRYFWEYSEQLTPSQQERILRPSEWNRDTLPSNMYQKNGLHHGKYAVKKSRRTDVEDLTPNPKKLLQIGNELRKLNKVISDLTPVSELPLTARPRSRKEKNKLASRACRLKKKAQYEANKVKLWGLNTEYDNLLFVINSIKQDIVNRVQNPREERGPSMGQKLEILIKDTLVGADVRGCPCSTCQGKSQVWASNLVCSALGLPVPH
- the Crebrf gene encoding CREB3 regulatory factor isoform X5 translates to MPQPSVSGMDPPFGDAFRSHTFSEQTLMSTDLLANSSDPDFMYELDREMNYQQNPRDNFLSLEDCKDIENLESFTDVLDNEDALTSNWEQWDTYCEDLTKYTKLTSCDIWGTKEVDYLGLDDFSSPYQDEEVISKTPTLAQLNSEDSQSVSDSLYYPDSLFSVKQNPLPPSFPSKKITSRAAAPVCSSKALQAEVPLSDCVQKASKPTSSTQIMVKTHMYHNEKVNFHVECKDYVKKAKVKISPVQQGRPLLCQAHTDAAKESTCYCGAVAKRQEKRGMEPHQGYGTPALPFKETQELLLSPLLQGGPGSIATAESGSLSASTSVSDSSQKKEEHNYSLFVSDNMREQPTKCSLEDDEDDEDDIDDEDHDEGFGSEHELSENEEEEEEEEDYEDDRDDDISDTFSEPGYENDSVEDLKEMTSISSRKRGKRRYFWEYSEQLTPSQQERILRPSEWNRDTLPSNMYQKNGLHHGKYAVKKSRRTDVEDLTPNPKKLLQIGNELRKLNKVISDLTPVSELPLTARPRSRKEKNKLASRACRLKKKAQYEANKVKLWGLNTEYDNLLFVINSIKQDIVNRVQNPREERGPSMGQKLEILIKDTLDAECLNGS
- the Crebrf gene encoding CREB3 regulatory factor isoform X6: MNYQQNPRDNFLSLEDCKDIENLESFTDVLDNEDALTSNWEQWDTYCEDLTKYTKLTSCDIWGTKEVDYLGLDDFSSPYQDEEVISKTPTLAQLNSEDSQSVSDSLYYPDSLFSVKQNPLPPSFPSKKITSRAAAPVCSSKALQAEVPLSDCVQKASKPTSSTQIMVKTHMYHNEKVNFHVECKDYVKKAKVKISPVQQGRPLLCQAHTDAAKESTCYCGAVAKRQEKRGMEPHQGYGTPALPFKETQELLLSPLLQGGPGSIATAESGSLSASTSVSDSSQKKEEHNYSLFVSDNMREQPTKCSLEDDEDDEDDIDDEDHDEGFGSEHELSENEEEEEEEEDYEDDRDDDISDTFSEPGYENDSVEDLKEMTSISSRKRGKRRYFWEYSEQLTPSQQERILRPSEWNRDTLPSNMYQKNGLHHGKYAVKKSRRTDVEDLTPNPKKLLQIGNELRKLNKVISDLTPVSELPLTARPRSRKEKNKLASRACRLKKKAQYEANKVKLWGLNTEYDNLLFVINSIKQDIVNRVQNPREERGPSMGQKLEILIKDTLGLPVAGQTSEFVNQVLGKTAEGNPTGGLVGLRIPASKV
- the Crebrf gene encoding CREB3 regulatory factor isoform X3; protein product: MPQPSVSGMDPPFGDAFRSHTFSEQTLMSTDLLANSSDPDFMYELDREMNYQQNPRDNFLSLEDCKDIENLESFTDVLDNEDALTSNWEQWDTYCEDLTKYTKLTSCDIWGTKEVDYLGLDDFSSPYQDEEVISKTPTLAQLNSEDSQSVSDSLYYPDSLFSVKQNPLPPSFPSKKITSRAAAPVCSSKALQAEVPLSDCVQKASKPTSSTQIMVKTHMYHNEKVNFHVECKDYVKKAKVKISPVQQGRPLLCQAHTDAAKESTCYCGAVAKRQEKRGMEPHQGYGTPALPFKETQELLLSPLLQGGPGSIATAESGSLSASTSVSDSSQKKEEHNYSLFVSDNMREQPTKCSLEDDEDDEDDIDDEDHDEGFGSEHELSENEEEEEEEEDYEDDRDDDISDTFSEPGYENDSVEDLKEMTSISSRKRGKRRYFWEYSEQLTPSQQERILRPSEWNRDTLPSNMYQKNGLHHGKYAVKKSRRTDVEDLTPNPKKLLQIGNELRKLNKVISDLTPVSELPLTARPRSRKEKNKLASRACRLKKKAQYEANKVKLWGLNTEYDNLLFVINSIKQDIVNRVQNPREERGPSMGQKLEILIKDTLGADVRGCPCSTCQGKSQVWASNLVCSALGLPVPH